Below is a window of Terriglobales bacterium DNA.
AAGATTGCGCCGGCGACAACGAAGGTCGCAATGGCGACCAGGTTCGAGACACTGACCAGGTAGGTGCGCAGACCGTTAATGGCGTGCATGCTCTCCAATCCCATGAGCGCGAACACGGCGGCCACCAGGATCGCCACGCCGGCGCCGAAATATCCGATGTAGATGGAGATGAGCAACAGCAGCACGACGTTCACGGCGCGGGCGATGGCGGAGACGCGGGGGCGATGTTCGGTGCGCGCGCGCACCCAGCGGGCCACGCGAACGCCATAAATGAACACCAGCGTTCCCATCAGCAGGAGCCAGGGGACCAGGCGGAGGAAGGTTGCTTGCGGCGTTTTCAGCAGAATGTTGGCGCCTGCCAGACCGCCGGCCATGCCTACGATGGTGAGCAGCGGGATCATGCGCAGGTGGACGCCGACCTCGCGCCGGTAGCCGACCGTGCTGGCAACCACGCCCGGCCAGATGGCGACGGTATTGGTGGCGTTGGCCTGGATGGGCGGGACCCCGGTCAGCAGCAGCGCCGGAAAGGACAGAAAGCTGCCGCCGCCGGAGATGGAGTTGGCGGTGCCGGCCAGGAAAGCGGTGAAGAAAAGAAAGAGAGCGTCGTGCGCGTGCACGACGTGAAGATTCAACTTTAGGATTTCAAGATTCAAGAAGATAGATGGGGAGGAAGGGTGACGCCATAAGCGACGATTTACGAGGCAGTAGCTCCAACCACGAAGGGCACTAAGGATCACGAAGATTCTTCGTACCCTGACCAGTGACTCCCTGGATTGACACCATCACTTCAGGCCGTGACCCCTCTCACTGACCCAGCAGGGCTTACGGGCTTTATCTGAATGGGAAACACGCGGCGTCGAGGAGGAGTTTCGTCATGTTCACACGAGTCGTCGAGATTAAGACCAAGCCCGGAAAAGCACGGGAAGTCTGCCAGACCGTTCACGGCAAGATTCTTTCTACCCTCAAAGCGCAGCCCGGCTTTGTGGACGAGATGGTGCTCGTATCGGACAGCGAAGGCATCCTGGCGATGAGCATCTGGAAAACCAGGGAAGACGCGGATCGTTACAGTCGTGAGCACTATGCCGAGGTGAACGAGCTCATCCGCCACCTGGTCCACAGCGCTCCCAAGGTCCACACGTTTGACGTGGAGACCTCCACATTTCACAAGATTGCCAAGGGCATCGCGGCCTGAGCCGCCGCTCTCCGGCGGTTAGGCGCAAGACTGGCGCAACGAAAAGGCGCGGCCTCTCAGCCGCGCGAAACCCTTTGGTGCGAAAGGGGGGATTCGAACCCCCATGGGTTTCCCCGCCAGATCCTAAGTCTGGTGCGTCTGCCAATTCCGCCACTCTCGCATCTGAACATAACTTACTCAATTCGCATTGGTTGCTGCAAGTTCCGGCTGCGGTACTGATGCCCGATTCTGGTGCACCTCAGTGAAATTCTGCCCAACTTCTGCCCAAACTTTTTTCCCGGCTTCGATCTTAAGAGCGGCGTCATTCAGGTCAGACTCGCTCACGACGTTATAGCGGTCAAATACGCTGCGCGTTTTATGCCCGCTGATTTTCATGCAAACAACTTCGGGAATGCCACGGCGGACCATGTTGCGGACGCTGGACCGCCGCAGATCGTGGAACAGCAGTCCAGGGCACCCGGCAGCGCGGGGAAATGCACAAAAAAGCCCGCCGAAGCGGGCTGAGTGCAAACTGTCGGGTAACACTACTCTGCTACGTTCTTCTGCCCCTCCGAGCCTCTTGTCTTAGGAGACTACCGTGGTTTCAGATGCCGCTATCGCTGATGCCGCCAGTCTCTTCTATTGCTGCCAGATGTACCTTGCTGCCAGATGTACCCGGCAATGCCTTCATCGCGCCAGCCTTGTTGTACGTCCGCTTGCTGTTCTTGTGGATTGGCGGTGTAGAAGTGTTTGTTACCCCTTAGCATTCGATACAGGGGCACGGTGCCGGGCTGCTGACTGCTTGCGATATAACCAGCAATCCCTTCGTCCTGGTAACCGTTGGCCATTGCCGATTGCCGCTCTGGCGCGCTTGTCGTATAGAAG
It encodes the following:
- a CDS encoding sulfite exporter TauE/SafE family protein; this encodes MNLHVVHAHDALFLFFTAFLAGTANSISGGGSFLSFPALLLTGVPPIQANATNTVAIWPGVVASTVGYRREVGVHLRMIPLLTIVGMAGGLAGANILLKTPQATFLRLVPWLLLMGTLVFIYGVRVARWVRARTEHRPRVSAIARAVNVVLLLLISIYIGYFGAGVAILVAAVFALMGLESMHAINGLRTYLVSVSNLVAIATFVVAGAIFWPQALVMVAGTAIGGYGGAYYARKMDPRRVRQVVIVIGFVMSAYFFYRVYGS
- a CDS encoding antibiotic biosynthesis monooxygenase, with translation MFTRVVEIKTKPGKAREVCQTVHGKILSTLKAQPGFVDEMVLVSDSEGILAMSIWKTREDADRYSREHYAEVNELIRHLVHSAPKVHTFDVETSTFHKIAKGIAA